From Dasypus novemcinctus isolate mDasNov1 unplaced genomic scaffold, mDasNov1.1.hap2 scaffold_292, whole genome shotgun sequence, one genomic window encodes:
- the CIST1 gene encoding uncharacterized homolog — protein MARPRALPLLLLLLLLRRAGAASAAGVAASSRLSSHTGSWGTPVPQRRAALPPHLAPSEEGTYTTRSPSPSSTETPTHVSPSSTETPTTRGPSPSSTETPTHVSPSSTEIPTTRGPSPSSTETTTPHPSSNSTSPRAAPTSPPPDTSAPRSSGSPSPALPAASRPSPPSSSSLTAPWSPPSPSAGTEPPATPRATAGTTTAATGPPPGELAAPRDPGAVIAACLLVSLLLVGSAVAAVRCCRREASPFRKLDEVSLSSVSTGSSSAHRPPE, from the exons ATGGCGAGACCCCGAGcgctgccgctgctgctgctgctgctcctgctgcgaCGTGCGGGGGCCGCCAGCGCCGCAG GCGTCGCAGCTTCCTCACGGCTCTCAAGCCACACGGGATCCTGGGGGACCCCAGTTCCCCAGCGTCGGGCAGCTTTGCCCCCCCACCTGGCCCCCTCGGAGGAAGGAACCTACACCACCCGCAGCCCCTCCCCAAGTTCAACGGAGACCCCCACCCACGTCTCCCCAAGTTCAACGGAGACCCCCACCACCCGCGGCCCCTCCCCAAGTTCAACAGAGACCCCCACCCACGTCTCCCCAAGTTCAACAGAGATCCCCACCACCCGCGGCCCCTCCCCAAGTTCAACGGagaccaccaccccccaccccagttccaACTCCACCAGCCCAAGGGcggcccccacctcccccccaccaGACACAAGCGCCCCCCGCAGCTCTGGCTCCCCGAGTCCGGCGCTCCCCGCCGCCTCCCGCCCCAGCCCCCCAAGCTCCAGCTCCTTGACGGCTCCCTGGAGCCCCCCCTCTCCCAGCGCCGGGACGGAGCCCCCCGCCACGCCCCGGGCCACCGCCGGGACGACCACAGCGGCCACAGGCCCCC CCCCGGGCGAGCTGGCGGCGCCCAGGGACCCGGGCGCGGTGATCGCCGCGTGCCTGCTGGTGTCCCTTCTGCTCGTGGGGTCGGCGGTCGCGGCCGTGAGGTGCTGTCGGCGGGAGGCGTCCCCATTCCGGAAGCTGGACGAAGTGTCCCTG AGCTCCGTGAGCACCGGATCTTCCTCTGCCCACCGCCCCCCGGAGTGA